One genomic window of Gracilinema caldarium DSM 7334 includes the following:
- the thrA gene encoding bifunctional aspartate kinase/homoserine dehydrogenase I: MLVLKFGGTSVGSPQAIRSLVSIVQDAEHSGRVRLVVVSAFSKVTDTLIDMAKKAEAGDRIFTTMVSALKSRHLDTVSALIPSQDQQSVQLYIDEQCAHLEHILNGVAAIGELSPKTLDLVMSFGERLSAFIIAQVFSSSGQKAEYLDARQVVRTDDQFGSARFLPEETYPRIQAYLTTHEALQIATGFIGSTADGKTTTLGRGGSDLSAAIFGAAIGAKEIEIYTDVDGILTSDPKLVPNAFRIESISYQEAMELSHFGAKVLHPPTVRPALEKGIPIRIRNTFNPSCRGTLIANQVPPSTYPVRGISSMRDIALIRIQGSGMVGVAGFSSRLFSCLARKKINIILITQASSEYSICFAVLPKDALQAAAAIKEEFEAEIAHGAIDAPVIEKDLSIVAVVGERMKSTPGIAGKVFHALGRNGINIVAIAQGSSELNISAVISRLDEGKALNAIHDAFFLAGLRTVNLFLVGTGLIGGTLLQQIATQQEVLADEHKIRINLIGVANSKKMRFDLQGIDPAKVQELLEQGEPMNLDEFINRMKHLNLPNSAFCDCTAADQVPERYLEILQSAIPVVTPNKRANSGALAYYHALTGYSRERGIPYLYETTVCAGLPVISTIHDLALSGDRIRRLEAVLSGTLSYIFNNFDGSVPFSALVRQAKEKGYTEPDPRDDLNAMDAARKALILARECGMNIEFDQVHIDPILPPSCLAAPTVDAFFAELEKADSLFEERRQKAAAQGKALRYVAVIEDGKARLSLREEPAQSPFRSLVDADNIVVITSDRYSVLPMVIKGPGAGAQVTAGGVFADIVRIARTLV, from the coding sequence ATGTTGGTACTGAAATTTGGTGGTACATCGGTCGGGTCCCCCCAGGCGATCCGCAGTCTCGTTTCAATAGTTCAGGATGCAGAACACTCAGGCCGGGTCCGGCTTGTGGTGGTCTCTGCCTTCTCAAAGGTTACCGACACCCTCATCGACATGGCGAAAAAGGCGGAAGCCGGCGACAGAATCTTTACAACTATGGTTTCCGCCCTGAAAAGTCGGCACCTCGATACTGTCTCGGCTCTCATACCATCCCAGGACCAGCAATCGGTCCAATTATATATTGATGAACAGTGCGCCCACCTGGAGCATATCCTGAATGGTGTAGCCGCCATAGGCGAGCTTTCGCCAAAAACCCTGGACCTGGTGATGAGTTTTGGGGAACGGCTTTCGGCCTTTATCATTGCCCAGGTCTTTAGTTCCAGCGGTCAGAAGGCAGAATACCTCGACGCCCGTCAAGTGGTTCGCACCGATGACCAGTTTGGTTCAGCCCGTTTTCTACCGGAAGAAACCTATCCCCGGATCCAGGCCTACCTGACAACCCATGAAGCCCTCCAGATTGCCACCGGCTTTATCGGATCCACCGCCGATGGCAAAACAACCACCCTCGGCCGCGGCGGTTCGGACCTTTCGGCGGCCATCTTTGGTGCTGCCATCGGTGCCAAGGAAATAGAAATCTATACCGATGTGGATGGGATCCTCACCAGCGATCCCAAACTTGTCCCCAATGCCTTCCGTATCGAGTCTATTTCCTACCAGGAAGCCATGGAGTTATCCCACTTCGGCGCCAAGGTACTCCATCCGCCTACGGTGCGGCCCGCCCTGGAAAAGGGCATCCCCATCCGGATTCGGAACACCTTTAACCCCTCTTGCCGGGGAACCCTCATCGCAAATCAGGTACCCCCAAGCACCTATCCTGTTCGGGGCATCAGCTCCATGCGGGATATCGCCCTTATCCGCATTCAGGGATCGGGTATGGTAGGGGTCGCGGGCTTTTCCTCCCGCCTATTCAGCTGCCTCGCCCGCAAAAAAATCAACATCATCCTCATAACCCAGGCTTCCAGTGAATATTCCATCTGTTTTGCGGTTCTTCCCAAGGATGCACTGCAGGCCGCCGCGGCAATTAAAGAAGAGTTTGAAGCGGAAATTGCCCATGGAGCCATCGATGCGCCGGTCATAGAAAAGGACCTTTCCATCGTGGCTGTGGTGGGCGAACGGATGAAGAGCACCCCCGGCATTGCGGGCAAGGTCTTTCATGCCCTGGGCCGTAATGGCATTAACATCGTTGCCATCGCCCAAGGCTCCTCAGAGTTAAACATTTCAGCGGTCATCTCCCGCCTCGATGAAGGCAAGGCTCTGAATGCCATCCATGATGCCTTCTTCCTGGCAGGGCTCCGGACGGTAAACCTCTTCCTGGTGGGAACAGGCCTTATTGGCGGTACCCTGCTCCAGCAAATTGCCACCCAGCAGGAAGTCCTGGCCGATGAACACAAGATCCGCATTAACCTTATCGGCGTAGCCAATTCAAAAAAGATGCGCTTCGATCTCCAGGGCATAGACCCCGCAAAGGTTCAAGAACTGCTTGAGCAGGGTGAACCCATGAACCTGGATGAGTTCATCAACAGAATGAAGCATTTAAATCTTCCCAACTCGGCCTTCTGCGACTGCACCGCCGCCGACCAGGTTCCAGAGCGCTATCTGGAAATCCTGCAAAGTGCAATCCCCGTGGTCACCCCCAACAAACGGGCCAACTCAGGGGCCCTTGCCTATTACCATGCCCTGACAGGTTATTCCCGGGAACGGGGCATCCCCTACCTTTATGAGACCACGGTCTGTGCGGGCCTCCCGGTTATCTCGACCATCCACGACCTGGCCCTTTCGGGCGACCGGATCCGAAGGCTCGAAGCGGTGCTCTCAGGCACCCTGAGCTATATTTTTAACAACTTTGACGGCTCCGTGCCCTTCTCAGCCCTGGTCCGCCAGGCAAAGGAAAAGGGCTACACCGAACCGGATCCACGGGACGACCTGAATGCAATGGATGCGGCCCGGAAAGCCCTGATTCTCGCCCGGGAATGCGGCATGAACATCGAGTTCGATCAGGTCCATATCGATCCAATCCTCCCCCCATCCTGTCTCGCGGCTCCCACGGTGGATGCCTTTTTCGCGGAACTCGAGAAGGCCGACAGCCTCTTCGAAGAACGGCGCCAGAAAGCCGCCGCCCAGGGAAAGGCCCTGCGGTATGTCGCCGTCATAGAGGATGGGAAGGCCCGGCTATCCCTCCGGGAAGAACCGGCCCAGAGTCCCTTCCGTTCCCTGGTCGATGCGGATAATATTGTGGTTATTACCAGCGACCGCTACAGTGTACTCCCCATGGTTATCAAAGGCCCCGGTGCAGGTGCCCAGGTAACCGCCGGCGGTGTCTTTGCGGATATCGTCCGTATTGCCCGGACCCTGGTGTGA
- a CDS encoding pyridoxal phosphate-dependent aminotransferase — MPIADAIKKAQESGSWIRKMFEEGAALKKQYGADKVFDFSIGNPDIEPPPAFHTTLVELATEDAPGSHGYMPNPGFTEVREAMARKASQDHHVQIDGSHVVMCVGAAGGLNVVLKAILNPGDEVVVSKPYFVEYGSYISNHGGRMVLVPARADFDLDVNAIAAVLTEKTAAVLINSPHNPTGRIYPASTIHALAEALRLHGKKTGRYPYLIADEPYREIVYENLEVAPVLSAYEESIVVTSFSKTLSLPGERIGYIALGPNLANKQEMAGALAYATRVLGFVNAPALMQRIVAQLTTAQVDVSVYARRRDAFKQVLDAAGIPYIEPEGAFYLFCQVPARRHGPAVAADSATPIDVQFVNHLKDHLILAVPGTGFGASGYFRLAYCVDESIIRNSAGAFKKAMERW; from the coding sequence ATGCCGATTGCCGATGCCATAAAAAAAGCCCAGGAATCCGGTTCCTGGATCCGAAAAATGTTCGAAGAAGGCGCAGCCCTCAAAAAGCAGTATGGAGCCGATAAGGTCTTTGATTTTTCCATCGGCAATCCCGATATTGAGCCTCCGCCGGCCTTTCATACCACCCTGGTCGAGCTCGCCACCGAGGATGCCCCGGGCTCCCACGGCTACATGCCTAACCCAGGTTTTACTGAGGTACGGGAAGCCATGGCACGAAAAGCCAGCCAGGATCATCACGTTCAGATTGATGGATCCCATGTAGTGATGTGCGTAGGTGCTGCGGGAGGGCTTAATGTAGTCCTTAAGGCAATTCTTAATCCTGGCGACGAAGTAGTGGTATCAAAGCCCTATTTTGTAGAATATGGCTCCTATATCAGTAACCACGGCGGCAGGATGGTCCTCGTACCTGCAAGGGCCGACTTTGACCTCGATGTAAACGCCATAGCCGCTGTATTAACCGAAAAAACCGCTGCGGTGCTCATCAACTCACCCCATAATCCCACAGGCCGCATATATCCTGCCAGCACCATTCACGCCCTGGCAGAAGCACTCCGCCTGCATGGGAAAAAGACTGGTCGCTATCCCTACCTGATCGCCGATGAGCCATACCGGGAAATTGTCTATGAAAACCTGGAGGTAGCACCGGTGTTGTCTGCCTATGAAGAATCCATCGTGGTGACGAGCTTTTCCAAGACCCTCTCCCTGCCCGGCGAACGGATTGGCTATATTGCCCTGGGACCGAATCTTGCCAACAAACAGGAGATGGCCGGAGCTCTGGCCTATGCTACCCGGGTCCTCGGCTTTGTGAATGCCCCGGCGCTCATGCAGCGAATCGTGGCCCAACTCACTACTGCGCAGGTTGATGTATCGGTCTACGCCCGGCGGCGGGACGCCTTTAAGCAGGTCCTCGACGCCGCAGGTATCCCCTATATCGAGCCCGAAGGTGCCTTCTACCTCTTCTGCCAGGTCCCGGCCCGGCGTCACGGTCCTGCCGTTGCCGCAGACAGCGCCACCCCCATCGATGTACAGTTTGTGAACCACCTGAAGGACCACCTCATCCTGGCTGTCCCCGGCACCGGCTTCGGCGCGAGCGGCTATTTCCGCCTGGCCTACTGTGTTGACGAAAGCATCATCCGCAATTCAGCCGGTGCTTTTAAAAAAGCCATGGAGCGCTGGTAG
- a CDS encoding glycosyltransferase family 4 protein → MTLLFVLSLCAITFIFSAFLVKLIIKLAHRYFWFDHIDERKIHTGQVPRLGGVAFIPAYLMVIIILTVMEVWKEQVTGSFVLVLVAMVFIVIFGIWDDFKPLRARYKALVQMIAALLVVFAGYQFRIIGLPWTGGQLNLGVAGPLISVIWIVGIINAINLIDGVDGLAGGVSSIILLSYAVIYAYQGNMQAVMLCLLLIAGIGGFLVFNAPTPRAKIFMGDTGSQFLGFIIALMPLMGFNYELPGRGVGLPFAAALTLIPIFDTFAAMWRRIRDGRSIYTPDREHTHHKLINLGLTAPQLDALLYGVQTLIGIAVILALTVAQNYRYILLLAAYIVGIAFFTVLHYMHKGHMLKGQGDR, encoded by the coding sequence ATGACCCTGTTGTTTGTACTCAGCTTATGTGCCATAACTTTTATATTTTCCGCCTTTCTGGTAAAGCTTATTATCAAACTGGCTCATCGGTATTTCTGGTTTGATCATATTGATGAACGGAAAATCCATACCGGGCAGGTTCCCCGTTTGGGCGGCGTAGCCTTTATTCCGGCCTATCTCATGGTAATCATTATCCTTACTGTTATGGAAGTCTGGAAGGAACAGGTAACTGGTTCCTTTGTGCTGGTGCTCGTAGCTATGGTATTTATCGTTATCTTTGGTATCTGGGACGATTTTAAACCCCTCCGAGCCCGCTATAAGGCACTGGTGCAGATGATTGCGGCTTTGTTGGTCGTTTTTGCAGGGTACCAATTCCGTATAATTGGACTTCCCTGGACAGGGGGACAATTAAATTTAGGTGTTGCGGGTCCTCTTATTTCTGTTATCTGGATTGTGGGTATTATTAATGCTATTAATCTTATCGATGGGGTTGATGGGCTAGCTGGCGGCGTTTCATCTATTATTCTCCTCTCTTATGCGGTTATTTATGCATATCAGGGAAATATGCAGGCGGTAATGCTCTGTCTCCTCCTTATCGCCGGTATTGGGGGCTTTCTTGTCTTTAATGCACCTACACCGCGGGCAAAAATTTTTATGGGGGATACGGGGAGTCAGTTTTTAGGCTTTATTATTGCTCTCATGCCCCTTATGGGCTTTAACTACGAATTGCCCGGTCGTGGTGTGGGTCTCCCTTTTGCGGCGGCTCTGACCCTGATCCCAATTTTTGATACCTTTGCGGCCATGTGGCGCCGGATCCGGGATGGCCGGTCCATCTATACTCCTGACCGGGAACACACCCACCATAAGCTCATCAACCTGGGATTAACAGCCCCTCAGCTCGATGCCCTCTTATATGGAGTCCAAACACTTATCGGTATTGCGGTGATCCTGGCCCTGACGGTGGCCCAAAACTATCGGTATATACTGCTCCTAGCGGCTTATATCGTGGGAATAGCCTTTTTTACGGTCCTGCACTATATGCATAAGGGCCATATGCTCAAGGGACAAGGGGATAGATAA
- a CDS encoding transposase codes for MRKRYDKAFKAKVALEALRGDKTVQELAALYEVHPNMVTLWKKQLLEGAEVLFEKPGKDTERHELEQKQDELYKQIGKLQIENEFLKKKYKQLYGTEPPL; via the coding sequence ATGAGGAAACGATACGATAAGGCATTTAAAGCGAAGGTGGCTCTCGAAGCCCTTCGCGGTGATAAAACGGTCCAGGAACTGGCAGCTCTTTATGAGGTTCATCCAAACATGGTGACCCTCTGGAAGAAACAGCTTCTTGAAGGAGCTGAAGTGCTCTTTGAAAAGCCAGGGAAGGATACGGAACGGCACGAGCTGGAGCAGAAACAGGATGAACTGTATAAACAAATCGGTAAGCTCCAGATAGAGAACGAATTCTTAAAAAAAAAGTACAAACAATTGTACGGGACCGAACCGCCGCTATAG
- a CDS encoding IS3 family transposase, producing MEPEHPVLSIRDQCRILGISRASYYYKAVEKDEDKDLAILKAILEELKVHPFYGYRKIARALADMGVTRKQVRRIMHKAGLRAIYPKKRTNMQAKGHKKYPYLLKNMVLWVPNQVWATDNITYLKLGKGFVYLVVILDLYSRKILSWKVSNTMDTEFCVAALEAAITQWGIPAIFNTDQGSQFTSDAFISVLESYGIRISMDSKNRALDNIYMERVWRTIKYEDIYIKDYQTMTELKEGLETYVTFYNSKRYHQSLDYATPDEIYEQAFKRTQPIEEALSA from the coding sequence ATAGAACCAGAACACCCGGTTTTATCGATACGAGACCAATGTCGAATACTAGGAATAAGTCGAGCGAGTTACTATTACAAAGCCGTAGAAAAGGACGAGGATAAAGACCTTGCCATTTTGAAGGCCATTCTGGAAGAGCTCAAAGTTCACCCGTTTTATGGGTATCGCAAAATAGCTCGTGCCTTAGCAGATATGGGGGTAACACGGAAACAGGTGCGTCGTATCATGCATAAAGCTGGTTTACGGGCCATATATCCCAAAAAACGGACCAATATGCAAGCAAAGGGCCACAAAAAGTACCCTTATTTGCTGAAAAACATGGTACTGTGGGTGCCTAACCAGGTATGGGCAACGGATAATATTACCTACCTTAAGCTTGGTAAGGGTTTTGTCTATCTCGTGGTCATACTTGACCTGTATTCTCGTAAAATATTGTCCTGGAAAGTATCAAATACGATGGATACGGAGTTTTGTGTAGCAGCCCTTGAAGCAGCAATTACCCAATGGGGAATCCCTGCCATCTTCAATACTGATCAGGGTAGTCAGTTTACCAGCGATGCATTTATATCAGTCCTTGAATCCTACGGCATTCGTATCAGCATGGATAGCAAAAACAGAGCCTTGGACAATATCTACATGGAACGGGTCTGGCGTACTATCAAGTACGAAGACATATATATCAAAGACTATCAGACTATGACAGAACTGAAGGAGGGCTTAGAAACCTATGTAACCTTTTACAACAGTAAACGGTATCATCAATCGTTGGACTATGCTACCCCAGATGAAATCTATGAACAGGCATTTAAGCGTACTCAACCAATAGAGGAGGCTCTATCTGCCTAG
- the rfbC gene encoding dTDP-4-dehydrorhamnose 3,5-epimerase, with the protein MPITVTRLPIEGLFIIQPKVFGDARGYFLESFNERDFHDAGLTMRFVQDNQSFSRKGVLRGLHFQKKHPQGKLVRVIQGEVYDVAVDIRPGSSTFGHYYGLILSGEQHNQFYIPPGFAHGFVVLSETALFAYKCTDYYHPEDEGGIRWNDPELAIPWPLTDVQVSAKDAQLPYFTALQKEQL; encoded by the coding sequence ATGCCCATTACCGTAACCAGGCTCCCTATAGAAGGCCTCTTTATCATCCAACCAAAAGTCTTTGGTGATGCGAGGGGCTATTTTTTAGAGTCCTTCAATGAACGGGACTTTCACGACGCAGGCCTTACCATGCGCTTTGTGCAGGATAACCAATCCTTTTCCCGTAAAGGAGTCCTCCGAGGCCTTCATTTTCAGAAAAAGCATCCCCAGGGTAAACTGGTCAGGGTAATTCAAGGGGAAGTTTATGATGTAGCCGTCGATATAAGACCCGGTTCATCAACCTTTGGTCACTACTATGGCCTCATCCTGAGCGGTGAACAGCATAACCAGTTTTATATACCCCCAGGCTTTGCCCACGGCTTTGTGGTCCTTTCCGAAACTGCCCTATTTGCCTATAAATGTACCGACTACTACCACCCGGAAGACGAAGGGGGTATCCGCTGGAATGACCCTGAGTTAGCCATACCCTGGCCCCTCACCGATGTCCAAGTTTCCGCCAAGGATGCACAACTGCCATATTTTACAGCCCTACAAAAGGAACAACTATGA
- the rfbD gene encoding dTDP-4-dehydrorhamnose reductase codes for MIWIVGNRGMLGTELTRYLEAQGLPVVGTDREVSFLDTAALETFVRDKPITWIINCAAYTAVDKAEDEEDLALRLNAEGPENLVRLAASQGARLLHISTDYVFSGVPYIINGKPRPYEVDDPTGPTGAYGRTKEAGERRVMSAAPDSIVLRTAWLYGAHGPNFVFTMLRLMKERDSIGVVADQQGSPTWARDLAAAIYGLITKPDVPAGIYHFTNDGECSWYEFALAIHDEARKLGLLTKDCTVRPLTTDQYPTKARRPAYSVLSKAKIKSFGIPVPAWRESLVEFLKTL; via the coding sequence ATGATTTGGATTGTTGGAAACCGGGGGATGCTCGGGACCGAGCTTACCCGATATCTCGAAGCCCAAGGGCTTCCTGTTGTTGGCACCGATCGGGAAGTGAGCTTTCTCGACACCGCCGCCCTCGAGACCTTTGTTCGCGATAAACCCATTACATGGATTATCAATTGTGCGGCCTATACGGCGGTAGATAAAGCAGAAGACGAAGAAGACCTTGCCCTGCGCCTCAATGCCGAAGGCCCTGAAAACCTGGTACGCCTTGCAGCATCTCAGGGTGCCCGGCTCCTCCATATTTCTACGGACTATGTTTTTTCCGGTGTGCCTTATATAATTAATGGCAAGCCCCGCCCCTATGAGGTTGATGACCCTACAGGTCCTACGGGCGCCTATGGGCGGACGAAGGAAGCCGGGGAGCGCCGAGTTATGAGTGCCGCGCCAGATTCCATCGTCCTTCGTACCGCCTGGCTTTACGGAGCCCATGGCCCGAACTTTGTCTTTACCATGCTCCGCCTCATGAAAGAACGGGACAGCATCGGTGTTGTTGCAGACCAGCAGGGGAGTCCCACCTGGGCACGGGACCTCGCCGCCGCGATCTATGGGCTCATCACAAAACCAGATGTACCAGCCGGCATTTACCACTTTACAAACGACGGCGAATGCTCCTGGTACGAGTTTGCCCTCGCCATCCATGACGAAGCCCGGAAGCTCGGCCTCCTTACAAAGGACTGCACCGTCCGCCCCCTCACCACCGACCAGTATCCTACTAAAGCCCGCCGCCCCGCCTATTCAGTCCTTTCCAAAGCAAAAATCAAATCCTTCGGCATCCCTGTCCCCGCCTGGCGGGAGAGCCTCGTGGAGTTTTTAAAGACACTATAA
- the rfbB gene encoding dTDP-glucose 4,6-dehydratase, translating into MRTFKNLLVTGGAGFIGSNMIRYLLTGPSGFAGRIINLDLLTYAGNPESLADIAEQYGKGTNPRYVFVQGDICDRALVERIFKDYEIDGVIHFAAESHVDRSILGPEAFVRTNVMGTFALLDVARTAWAGRYSPHHGSASADNSPVLFHHISTDEVYGSLGETGYFTETTPYDPRSPYSASKAGSDHLVMAYCHTYGLPVTLTNCSNNYGPYQFPEKLIPLMIMNMNEGKPLPVYGDGKNIRDWLYVEDHNSAVWLVMQKGRVGEKYNIGGENEWQNIELLQELINIVAEETGKPADSLRALITYVKDRPGHDRRYAIDCTKLKTELGWKQSVSFSEGLRRTVRWYLTNPTWVEHVRSGSYRDWIEKNYEKR; encoded by the coding sequence ATGCGCACGTTTAAGAACCTTTTAGTAACCGGTGGTGCTGGCTTTATCGGTTCTAACATGATCCGCTACCTTCTTACCGGGCCCTCAGGCTTTGCTGGCCGTATCATCAATCTGGACCTTCTTACCTATGCGGGCAACCCCGAAAGCCTTGCTGATATTGCTGAGCAGTATGGCAAAGGCACGAATCCACGTTATGTGTTTGTGCAGGGCGATATCTGCGACCGCGCCTTGGTGGAACGCATCTTTAAAGACTACGAGATTGATGGAGTGATCCACTTTGCGGCCGAAAGTCACGTGGACCGGTCTATTCTCGGGCCAGAGGCCTTTGTCCGCACCAACGTCATGGGCACCTTTGCGCTCCTCGATGTAGCCCGCACTGCCTGGGCTGGCCGCTATAGCCCCCACCATGGCTCCGCCTCTGCAGACAACAGCCCTGTGCTCTTCCATCATATTTCCACCGACGAAGTCTATGGGAGCCTTGGAGAAACGGGCTACTTTACCGAAACAACCCCCTACGATCCCCGCTCGCCCTATTCAGCAAGCAAAGCTGGAAGCGATCACCTTGTCATGGCCTATTGCCACACCTATGGGCTCCCGGTAACCCTCACGAATTGCTCTAATAACTATGGCCCCTATCAATTCCCGGAAAAACTTATCCCCCTCATGATTATGAACATGAACGAAGGGAAACCCCTCCCAGTCTATGGGGATGGCAAAAACATCCGGGACTGGCTCTATGTAGAGGACCACAATAGCGCGGTCTGGCTTGTGATGCAAAAGGGCAGGGTAGGGGAAAAATACAACATCGGCGGCGAAAACGAGTGGCAGAACATCGAACTCCTCCAGGAGCTCATCAATATAGTAGCCGAAGAAACCGGCAAACCCGCCGATAGCCTTCGCGCACTCATCACCTATGTCAAAGACCGCCCCGGTCATGACCGCCGCTATGCCATCGACTGCACGAAGCTCAAAACTGAACTTGGCTGGAAACAGTCAGTAAGCTTCTCCGAAGGCCTCCGCCGCACCGTCCGCTGGTACCTCACGAACCCCACCTGGGTCGAGCATGTCCGCAGTGGTTCCTACCGCGACTGGATCGAAAAGAATTACGAGAAGCGGTGA
- a CDS encoding nucleotidyltransferase family protein — MRIPESLKRELVASIHRFFGPVPIIIFGSRVHDEKRGGDIDIALKIDIPPAEFEQKRIELLAHLTRKSFPLPLDLVQYGPSLPPLLRQEIDREGVLLNPLYCGRDGLAENTLHIN, encoded by the coding sequence ATGCGGATTCCTGAATCGTTAAAACGAGAGCTTGTTGCATCAATACATAGGTTTTTTGGTCCAGTTCCTATTATTATCTTTGGTAGCCGGGTTCATGACGAAAAACGTGGGGGGGATATCGATATTGCTCTTAAAATTGATATACCCCCTGCAGAATTTGAACAGAAACGGATAGAACTTCTTGCTCATCTTACCAGAAAGAGCTTTCCCCTGCCGTTAGATCTGGTCCAGTATGGTCCCTCCCTGCCACCCCTCCTGCGTCAGGAAATTGACCGGGAAGGGGTCCTGCTGAATCCACTTTACTGTGGCAGAGACGGATTGGCTGAAAATACATTACATATAAATTGA
- the aepX gene encoding phosphoenolpyruvate mutase, with amino-acid sequence MPIVYLGMIGDIIHPGIVNIVREASKHGDVLVGLFTDKAIASHKRLPYLSYEQRREVVENLKGVSRVVPQDEWSYVPNLRKYRPDFIIHGDDWKNGPESSLREEVFAVMAELGGSVIEIPYTKGINSSALNESLKAIGTTPEIRMKTLRRLLAAKPIVRVLEAHSGLSGLIVENIEFEAPDGKRFFDAMWSSSLTDSTVKGKPDIEAVDLTSRLQNLTDILECTTKPIIFDGDTGGLEEHFVFTVRTLERHGVSAVIIEDKVGLKKNSLFGTEVKQELAPIDEFCSKISAGKRAQVTKDFMIIARIESLIAGRDVNEALTRARSYVAAGADGIMIHSKEKSGNDIKEFCLSFRKDYPHVPLVLVPTTYNRFTEDELASWGASIIIYANHLLRASYPAMVKAAELILANKRSLEADEICMPIKEILELIPETK; translated from the coding sequence GTGCCAATTGTCTATTTAGGAATGATAGGTGATATTATTCATCCTGGGATTGTTAATATTGTAAGAGAAGCATCAAAACACGGAGACGTGCTCGTGGGGCTTTTCACCGACAAGGCTATTGCCAGCCATAAGCGATTACCCTATTTAAGTTATGAACAACGTCGTGAGGTTGTAGAGAACTTAAAAGGAGTTTCCAGGGTTGTTCCTCAGGATGAATGGTCCTATGTTCCCAACTTACGTAAATATCGTCCTGATTTTATTATTCATGGGGATGATTGGAAAAATGGTCCTGAAAGCTCTCTCCGGGAAGAAGTCTTTGCAGTTATGGCTGAACTCGGGGGGAGTGTTATTGAAATACCTTACACAAAGGGGATTAACTCGAGTGCCCTTAATGAAAGTCTCAAAGCCATTGGGACTACGCCTGAAATACGCATGAAGACCCTCAGGCGACTTTTAGCCGCAAAACCTATCGTACGAGTTCTAGAAGCCCATTCAGGTTTGTCCGGGCTTATTGTAGAAAATATCGAATTCGAGGCCCCCGATGGTAAGCGATTCTTCGATGCCATGTGGTCATCCAGTTTAACCGATTCTACCGTAAAGGGTAAGCCGGATATAGAAGCGGTAGATTTGACATCACGGCTACAGAATTTAACCGACATATTAGAATGTACAACAAAACCTATTATTTTTGATGGAGATACCGGTGGGCTCGAAGAACACTTTGTGTTTACTGTCCGCACCCTTGAACGTCATGGAGTTTCAGCGGTAATTATTGAAGATAAGGTTGGCCTCAAGAAAAACTCCCTTTTTGGGACTGAAGTTAAACAGGAATTAGCTCCAATTGATGAATTTTGTTCTAAAATTAGTGCCGGAAAACGTGCACAGGTAACAAAAGACTTTATGATTATTGCCCGCATCGAAAGCCTTATTGCCGGAAGGGATGTGAATGAGGCACTTACCCGGGCCAGGTCCTATGTTGCCGCCGGTGCTGATGGTATTATGATACATAGTAAAGAAAAATCGGGTAATGACATTAAGGAATTCTGTCTATCCTTTAGGAAAGACTATCCTCATGTTCCGCTCGTATTGGTACCTACGACCTATAATCGTTTTACCGAAGATGAACTAGCATCCTGGGGGGCAAGCATTATAATTTATGCAAATCATTTACTTCGTGCTTCCTACCCTGCTATGGTAAAAGCAGCAGAGCTAATTCTTGCCAATAAACGATCCCTCGAAGCTGATGAAATTTGTATGCCTATAAAAGAAATTCTAGAATTAATTCCGGAGACAAAATAA